The following are encoded together in the Xanthomonas sacchari genome:
- a CDS encoding anti-sigma factor domain-containing protein: MNASVPDPQETPPPRDVLAGEYVLGVLDAQERRAAEARIDSDRAFAEAVLQWQQHLMPLADEIAPVEVPERVWVRIRASLGLDAPTPRARPAAPGFWDSVRTWRWLSAGGFATATACLLALLLARAPVPPPAAQPPPVATTTPKPSGIAMTSTLMQDDGKPGYVALMDADKRSITLTPLGGTHDSARVPELWLIPADGKARSMGVFDEAKARVARIPDALMPMLSDGAVLAVTMEPPGGAPGGVATGPVVAKGGISTLQLAP, translated from the coding sequence ATGAACGCCTCCGTGCCCGATCCGCAGGAAACCCCGCCGCCGCGCGACGTGCTGGCCGGCGAATACGTGCTCGGCGTGCTCGACGCGCAGGAGCGCCGCGCCGCCGAAGCGCGCATCGACAGCGACCGCGCCTTCGCCGAGGCGGTGCTGCAGTGGCAGCAGCACCTGATGCCGCTGGCCGACGAGATCGCGCCTGTGGAGGTGCCCGAACGCGTGTGGGTGCGCATCCGTGCCTCGCTGGGCCTGGATGCGCCGACGCCGCGCGCGCGGCCCGCCGCGCCCGGGTTCTGGGACAGCGTGCGGACCTGGCGCTGGCTCAGCGCCGGCGGCTTCGCCACCGCCACCGCCTGCCTGCTGGCGCTACTGCTGGCGCGTGCGCCGGTGCCGCCGCCGGCCGCGCAGCCGCCACCGGTCGCCACCACCACCCCCAAGCCCAGCGGCATCGCGATGACCTCCACGCTGATGCAGGACGACGGCAAGCCCGGCTACGTGGCGCTGATGGACGCCGACAAGCGCAGCATTACCCTCACCCCGCTGGGCGGCACCCACGACAGTGCGCGCGTGCCCGAGCTGTGGCTGATCCCGGCCGACGGCAAGGCGCGCTCGATGGGCGTGTTCGATGAGGCCAAGGCGCGCGTGGCGCGCATCCCCGATGCGCTGATGCCCATGCTCAGCGACGGCGCGGTGCTGGCGGTGACCATGGAACCGCCCGGCGGCGCGCCCGGCGGCGTGGCCACCGGCCCGGTCGTGGCCAAGGGCGGCATCAGCACGCTGCAGCTGGCGCCGTAG
- a CDS encoding sigma-70 family RNA polymerase sigma factor: protein MTESPDHDEAGQLLVATAAGDSAAFERLYRTTASRLFGVCLRIVPQRGEAEDVLQEVFSSVWRKAAQFDPQRARGLTWLTMIARNKAIDHLRARAPARQSVALDDAGELQDEGRDPLADTEWRVAGRRLDVCMGELEPPRGELIRTAFFDGITYEELAHRSGTPLGTVKSWIRRGLAKLKACLER, encoded by the coding sequence ATGACCGAGTCGCCCGATCACGACGAAGCAGGACAATTGCTGGTCGCCACCGCCGCCGGCGACAGCGCTGCGTTCGAACGCCTGTACCGCACCACCGCCTCGCGCCTGTTCGGCGTGTGCCTGCGCATCGTGCCGCAGCGCGGCGAAGCCGAGGACGTGCTGCAGGAAGTGTTCTCCTCGGTCTGGCGCAAGGCCGCGCAGTTCGACCCGCAACGCGCGCGCGGCCTGACCTGGCTGACCATGATCGCCCGCAACAAGGCCATCGACCATCTGCGCGCACGCGCCCCGGCGCGGCAGTCGGTGGCGCTGGACGACGCCGGTGAACTGCAGGACGAAGGCCGCGACCCGCTCGCCGATACCGAGTGGCGGGTGGCGGGACGGCGCCTGGACGTGTGCATGGGCGAACTGGAGCCGCCGCGCGGCGAGCTGATCCGCACCGCGTTCTTCGACGGCATCACCTACGAGGAACTGGCCCACCGCAGCGGCACGCCGCTGGGCACGGTCAAGAGCTGGATCCGCCGCGGCCTGGCCAAACTGAAAGCGTGCCTGGAACGATGA
- the rnfB gene encoding Rnf electron transport complex subunit RnfB has protein sequence MTPTHDALLERLDRLLPQTQCGQCGFDGCRPYAEAMAAGTAQVDRCPPGGDAGARALARVLGVPVLPYDRSRGTHTPPQVAWVVEADCIGCTKCIQACPVDAIVGGAKHMHTVLAPLCTGCALCLPACPVDCIVLR, from the coding sequence ATGACGCCCACCCACGACGCCCTGCTCGAACGTCTCGATCGCCTGCTGCCGCAGACCCAATGCGGCCAGTGTGGGTTCGATGGCTGTCGCCCCTATGCCGAGGCGATGGCCGCCGGCACGGCGCAGGTGGACCGCTGCCCGCCCGGCGGCGACGCCGGCGCGCGCGCCCTGGCGCGGGTGCTCGGGGTCCCCGTCCTGCCCTACGACCGCAGCCGCGGCACGCACACGCCGCCGCAGGTGGCGTGGGTGGTCGAGGCCGACTGCATCGGCTGCACCAAGTGCATCCAGGCCTGCCCGGTGGACGCCATCGTCGGCGGCGCCAAGCACATGCACACGGTGCTGGCACCCTTGTGCACCGGCTGCGCACTGTGCCTGCCGGCCTGCCCGGTGGACTGCATCGTCCTGCGCTGA
- a CDS encoding HAD family hydrolase: MDLALFDFDHTVTTADTYSGFLRRVATPAQQAQARWTVGPWLAGYRLGLVSAAALRTRVTRLVFAGRDADEIAREAERYAHEALPPLLRPDMLQRIAWHQAQGHSVAVVSGSLDLYLQPWCKQHGLHLICNRLEVQDGRLTGRYRHGDCGPRKAALIRMQYDLNAYPRIYAYGDSREDRPMLALAHERWYRGRRIA, translated from the coding sequence ATGGACTTGGCCCTTTTCGACTTCGACCACACGGTCACCACCGCCGATACCTATTCGGGGTTCCTGCGGCGGGTGGCCACGCCGGCGCAACAGGCGCAGGCGCGCTGGACGGTCGGGCCCTGGCTGGCCGGCTATCGGCTGGGGCTGGTGTCGGCGGCGGCGTTGCGCACGCGGGTCACCCGCCTGGTGTTCGCCGGACGCGATGCAGACGAGATCGCCCGCGAAGCCGAGCGCTATGCGCACGAGGCGCTGCCGCCGCTGCTGCGGCCGGACATGCTGCAGCGGATCGCCTGGCATCAGGCGCAGGGACACAGCGTGGCGGTGGTGTCCGGTTCGCTGGACCTGTATCTGCAACCCTGGTGCAAGCAGCATGGGCTGCACCTGATCTGCAATCGCCTGGAAGTGCAGGACGGGCGCCTGACCGGACGCTATCGCCACGGCGACTGCGGGCCGCGCAAGGCCGCCCTGATCCGCATGCAGTACGACCTGAACGCCTATCCGCGCATCTACGCGTACGGCGACAGCCGCGAGGACCGGCCGATGCTGGCGCTGGCGCACGAGCGCTGGTACCGCGGGCGCCGGATCGCCTGA
- the metG gene encoding methionine--tRNA ligase, with protein MTTALVTTALPYANGPLHLGHLVGYIQADIWVRARRLRGDRTWFVCADDTHGTPIMLAAEKAGVTPEDFIAAIQASHERDFAAFGVAFDHYDSTNSDANRALTEAFYARLDAGGHIARRSVAQFYDPAKGMFLPDRYIKGICPNCGSADQYGDNCEVCGATYSPTELKKPKSVISGATPELRDSEHFFFEVGRFDGFLRDWLAGDVALPGVKAKLMEWLDSEGGLRAWDISRDAPYFGFQIPGQPGKYFYVWLDAPIGYLSSFQTLCASLGEAFEPHLAAGTATELHHFIGKDIVNFHGLFWPAVLHGTGHRAPTRLHVNGYLTVDGAKMSKSRGTFVMARTYLDVGLEPEALRYYFAAKSSGGVDDLDLNLGDFVARVNADLVGKFVNLASRCAGFIDKRFGGMLADALPDAAQYTRFVAALAPIREAYERNDPASAIRQTMALADEANKYIDEHKPWVLAKQDGAEAQLQAVCTQGLNLFRVLAAALKPVLPRTCAEAEAFLSAPLTAWHDLDAPLLAHAIQPYAPLFTRLDPKLLDAMTDASKDTLAPTPAAAPPAKQEAKAATNPQSPTPNPGHIGIDDFAKLDLRIGKVLACEFVEGSDKLLRFELDAGELGKRQIFSGIRGSYGEPETLVGRNVVFIANLAPRKMRFGLSEGMILSAGFDGGALALLDADSGAQPGMPVR; from the coding sequence ATGACCACCGCCCTCGTCACCACCGCCCTGCCCTATGCCAACGGACCGCTGCATCTGGGGCATCTGGTCGGCTACATCCAGGCCGACATCTGGGTGCGCGCGCGGCGGTTGCGCGGCGACCGCACCTGGTTCGTGTGCGCCGACGACACCCATGGCACGCCGATCATGCTGGCCGCGGAGAAGGCCGGGGTCACCCCGGAAGACTTCATCGCCGCGATCCAGGCCAGCCACGAGCGCGATTTTGCCGCGTTCGGCGTGGCCTTCGACCATTACGACTCGACCAACTCGGACGCCAATCGCGCCCTGACCGAGGCGTTCTACGCCAGGCTCGACGCCGGCGGCCACATCGCGCGGCGCTCGGTGGCGCAGTTCTACGACCCGGCCAAGGGCATGTTCCTGCCCGACCGCTACATCAAGGGCATCTGCCCGAACTGCGGCAGCGCCGACCAGTACGGCGACAACTGCGAGGTCTGCGGCGCCACCTATTCCCCGACCGAGCTGAAGAAGCCCAAGTCGGTGATCTCCGGCGCCACGCCGGAACTGCGTGATTCGGAGCACTTCTTCTTCGAGGTCGGCCGTTTCGACGGCTTCCTGCGCGATTGGCTGGCCGGCGACGTGGCCCTGCCCGGGGTCAAGGCCAAGCTGATGGAGTGGCTGGACAGCGAAGGCGGCCTGCGCGCCTGGGACATCTCCCGCGACGCGCCCTACTTCGGCTTCCAGATCCCCGGCCAGCCGGGCAAGTATTTCTACGTGTGGCTGGACGCGCCGATCGGCTACCTGAGCAGCTTCCAGACCCTGTGCGCGAGCCTGGGCGAAGCCTTCGAGCCGCACCTGGCCGCCGGCACCGCCACCGAACTGCACCACTTCATCGGCAAGGACATCGTCAACTTCCACGGCCTGTTCTGGCCGGCGGTGCTGCACGGCACCGGCCACCGTGCGCCGACCCGGCTGCACGTCAACGGCTACCTGACCGTCGACGGCGCCAAGATGTCCAAGTCGCGCGGCACCTTCGTCATGGCCCGCACCTACCTGGACGTGGGCCTGGAGCCGGAAGCGCTGCGCTACTACTTCGCGGCCAAGTCCTCCGGCGGCGTCGACGATCTCGACCTGAACCTGGGCGACTTCGTGGCGCGGGTCAACGCGGACCTGGTCGGCAAGTTCGTCAACCTGGCCAGCCGCTGCGCCGGCTTCATCGACAAGCGCTTCGGCGGCATGCTCGCCGACGCGCTGCCGGATGCGGCGCAGTACACGCGCTTCGTCGCCGCGCTGGCGCCGATCCGCGAGGCCTACGAGCGCAACGACCCGGCCAGCGCGATCCGCCAGACCATGGCCCTGGCCGACGAGGCCAACAAGTACATCGACGAACACAAGCCGTGGGTGCTGGCCAAGCAGGATGGCGCCGAAGCGCAACTGCAGGCCGTGTGCACGCAGGGCCTGAACCTGTTCCGGGTACTGGCCGCCGCGCTCAAGCCGGTGCTGCCGCGCACCTGTGCCGAGGCCGAGGCCTTCCTGTCGGCCCCGCTCACCGCCTGGCATGACCTCGACGCCCCGCTGCTGGCGCACGCCATCCAGCCCTACGCCCCCCTGTTCACCCGTCTCGACCCAAAGCTGCTCGACGCCATGACCGACGCCTCCAAGGACACCCTCGCCCCCACTCCAGCTGCCGCGCCCCCCGCCAAGCAGGAAGCGAAGGCCGCCACCAATCCCCAATCCCCAACCCCCAATCCCGGCCACATCGGCATCGACGACTTCGCCAAGCTCGACCTGCGCATCGGCAAGGTGCTGGCCTGCGAGTTCGTCGAAGGGTCGGACAAGCTGCTGCGCTTCGAACTGGACGCCGGCGAGCTGGGCAAGCGGCAGATCTTCTCCGGCATCCGCGGCAGTTACGGCGAGCCGGAAACGCTGGTCGGCCGCAACGTGGTGTTCATCGCCAACCTGGCACCGCGCAAGATGCGCTTCGGCCTCAGCGAGGGCATGATCCTGTCGGCCGGCTTCGACGGCGGCGCCCTGGCCCTGCTCGACGCCGACAGCGGCGCGCAGCCGGGCATGCCGGTGCGGTAA
- a CDS encoding DUF2147 domain-containing protein codes for MRTSFKTLMLALPLSAAAFMAHAADTSPVGRWQTIDDETGKPKSIVQIEQAGNGTLSGKVVEILQSNHGPNPMCDKCDGERKGKPIKGMTILWGLKPDGTAVWDGGSVLDPAKGKTYKAKITLTDGGKKLQMRGYIGIEALGRTQTWIRE; via the coding sequence ATGCGCACGAGCTTCAAGACCCTGATGCTGGCCCTGCCGCTGAGCGCGGCGGCATTCATGGCGCACGCCGCCGACACCTCGCCGGTCGGCCGCTGGCAGACCATCGACGACGAAACCGGCAAGCCCAAGTCGATCGTGCAGATCGAACAGGCCGGCAATGGCACGCTGAGCGGCAAGGTGGTGGAGATCCTGCAATCCAACCACGGCCCCAACCCGATGTGCGACAAGTGCGACGGCGAGCGCAAGGGCAAGCCGATCAAGGGCATGACCATCCTGTGGGGCCTCAAGCCCGACGGCACCGCGGTGTGGGACGGCGGCTCGGTGCTGGACCCGGCCAAGGGCAAGACCTACAAGGCCAAGATCACCCTCACCGACGGCGGCAAGAAGCTGCAGATGCGCGGCTACATCGGCATCGAGGCGTTGGGGCGGACGCAGACCTGGATCAGAGAGTAG
- a CDS encoding VOC family protein, whose amino-acid sequence MTLDGLHHVAIIASDYARSKDFYCRLLGLPVIAEVYRDARDSWKLDLALPDGSQLELFSFPAPPPRPSRPEACGLRHLALRVRDLDAAVAHLQAHGVAVEPIRVDEYTGRRFTFFADPDDLPLELYENG is encoded by the coding sequence CTGACCCTCGACGGCCTGCACCACGTGGCGATCATCGCCTCCGACTACGCGCGCTCCAAGGACTTCTATTGCCGCCTCCTGGGCCTGCCGGTGATCGCCGAGGTCTACCGCGACGCGCGCGACTCCTGGAAGCTGGACCTGGCCCTACCCGACGGCAGCCAGCTCGAACTGTTCTCGTTCCCCGCGCCACCGCCGCGACCGAGCCGCCCGGAAGCCTGCGGCCTGCGCCACCTGGCGCTGCGCGTGCGCGACCTGGACGCCGCCGTCGCGCACCTGCAGGCGCACGGCGTGGCGGTCGAACCGATCCGCGTCGACGAATACACCGGCCGCCGTTTCACCTTCTTCGCCGATCCCGACGACCTGCCGCTGGAACTGTACGAAAACGGCTGA
- the mmuM gene encoding homocysteine S-methyltransferase: MPHNPLAALLADDRCLVLDGALATELERRGCDLRDPLWSAKILLEQPDLIRQLHRDYFAAGAQCAITASYQATPQGVAARGIDLVQAQRLIARSVELAQQARQAHLARHPQAGPLLVAGSVGPYGAYLADGSEYRGDYALPQAALRDFHRPRIAVLVEAGVDLLTCETQPSLVEMVALLEVLEAFPQTVAWFTCTLRDATHLSDGTPLREVVALLDGHPQVVALGVNCVAPSLATVALRHLATLTRVPLVVYPNAGERYDADRKCWQAGSADAGALADHLTAWRAAGARLIGGCCRTTPQDIAQLAQRLASS, translated from the coding sequence ATGCCGCACAACCCGCTTGCCGCGTTGCTGGCCGATGACCGTTGCCTGGTGCTCGATGGCGCGCTGGCCACTGAACTGGAACGGCGCGGCTGCGATCTGCGCGATCCGCTGTGGTCGGCGAAGATCCTGCTGGAACAGCCGGACCTGATCCGCCAATTGCACCGCGACTATTTCGCCGCTGGTGCGCAGTGTGCGATCACCGCCAGCTACCAGGCCACGCCGCAGGGGGTTGCCGCACGCGGGATCGATCTCGTGCAAGCGCAGCGCTTGATCGCGCGCAGCGTCGAACTGGCGCAGCAGGCGCGGCAGGCGCATCTCGCGCGGCATCCGCAGGCGGGGCCGTTGCTGGTTGCCGGCTCGGTCGGTCCGTATGGTGCCTACTTGGCCGACGGGTCCGAGTACCGTGGCGACTACGCGTTGCCGCAGGCGGCATTGCGGGACTTCCATCGCCCGCGCATCGCCGTGCTGGTGGAGGCGGGCGTGGACCTGCTGACCTGCGAAACACAGCCGTCACTGGTGGAAATGGTGGCCTTGCTGGAGGTGCTGGAGGCATTCCCGCAGACCGTCGCCTGGTTCACCTGCACGCTGCGCGATGCGACGCATCTCAGCGACGGCACGCCGTTGCGCGAGGTGGTGGCGTTGCTCGACGGCCATCCGCAGGTGGTCGCGCTCGGCGTCAACTGTGTCGCCCCGTCGCTGGCCACCGTGGCGTTGCGCCATTTGGCGACGCTGACCCGCGTGCCGCTTGTGGTGTATCCGAATGCTGGCGAGCGCTACGACGCCGACCGCAAATGCTGGCAGGCCGGCAGCGCCGACGCTGGGGCTCTGGCCGACCACCTCACCGCCTGGCGTGCCGCCGGTGCGCGCCTGATCGGCGGTTGCTGCCGCACCACGCCGCAGGACATCGCGCAGCTGGCGCAGCGTCTGGCATCGTCGTAG